A genome region from Macaca nemestrina isolate mMacNem1 chromosome 15, mMacNem.hap1, whole genome shotgun sequence includes the following:
- the LOC105470480 gene encoding stathmin-3, whose protein sequence is MASTISAYKEKMKELSVLSLICSCFYTQPHPNTIYQYGDMEVKQLDKRASGQSFEVILKSPSDLSPESPMLSSPPKKKDTSLEELQKRLEAAEERRKTQEAQVLKQLAERREHEREVLHKALEENNNFSRQAEEKLNYKMELSKEIREAHLAALRERLREKELHAAEVRRNKEQREEMSG, encoded by the exons CTTACAAGGAGAAGATGAAGGAGCTGTCGGTGCTGTCACTCATCTGCTCCTGCTTCTACACACAGCCGCACCCCAACACCATCTACCAGTATGGGG ACATGGAGGTGAAGCAGCTGGACAAGCGGGCCTCTGGCCAGAGCTTCGAGGTCATCCTCAAGTCCCCTTCTGACCTGTCCCCAGAGAGCCCTATGCTCTCCTCTCCACCCAAGAAGAAGGACACCTCCCTGGAGGAGCTGCAAAAGCGGCTGGAGGCAGCTGAGGAGCGGAGGAAG ACGCAGGAGGCGCAGGTGCTGAAGCAGCTGGCGGAGCGGCGCGAGCACGAGCGCGAGGTGCTGCACAAGGCACTGGAGGAGAACAACAACTTCAGCCGGCAGGCGGAGGAGAAGCTCAACTACAAGATGGAGCTCAGCAAGGAGATCCGCGAGGCGCACCTGGCCGCACTGCGCGAGCGGCTGCGCGAGAAG GAGCTGCACGCGGCCGAGGTGCGCAGGAACAAGGAGCAGCGAGAGGAGATGTCGGGCTAA